Below is a genomic region from Kribbella qitaiheensis.
GACCGGTGCTGATCAGGTTCTTCGAGCGGCTGTAGCTGTCGTAGTTGTCCGGCTCGATGGCCTTGTAGCCCTTGGTCGCGCAGCCGTCGATCCAGCCGTTCACCTTGGCAGCGACCCGGGTCTGCTTGGCCGTGGTGCGGATGTCGAGCAGTGCCTCGCCCCAGTCCTCGTCGATGACGACGTTGCCCTGGGCATCGCGAAGCAGCAGGTCGGAGTCCCACGAGCCCTGCTCGCCGGGCTGGACCTGGAAGGCGTTCACGTAGCAGATGTTGTAGAGGCCGGCCGCTGGGGCGGCCGTCCGGTCACGGGTGACGATCTGGACGCCGGCGGGCGGCGGGTAGGCCCCGCCGATCTGGTAGTCGAACTTGGCATGGGTCGGAGGCAGCGTCGCGGCTGCCGAGGCGGGGTTCCGGCTGAGCACCGAGACAAGGGCGGTCAGTGCCAGTGCGGCCGCCATGCTGGTTACAAGGCCGGACACCAGCAGACGGCGGGAGAGCGGGCGAGATTCGGACACGATTGCTCCATCGGTCCCGTGGACGCTACCCCGCCTCGGGCATGAGCCCTGGCGCCGGAGTACCGGACTTCGGGCGGTGCGGCCGGCGCTGAGTCTCAGCCTTCCGGCCAGCCCTGTACCGGCTGGGTGCGTCACTGAGCACCAGGGCATCGCCTCGGTGCTTAGCGCCCTAGTTAAGCGACGCCTGGGCCGCCGCGTCAAGGAACAACTGCAAACGAATGCGCGGAACCTCACGAAGAGCGCGTTACTGCGCAGTGAGAGCTGAGGCCTTGACTGTGCGGGTTTGCACCGGTTTAGTAGTCGTCTAAACCGGTTTAAACACTCAGAATGAGGGCGTGGATGAGCAAGGATCGGCCGACGATCGCGGATGTGGCGACCCGGGCAGGCGTGTCCAAGGGTGCTGTCTCGTTCGCCCTGAACGGTCGTCCCGGCCTGGCCCGGACGACCGTCGACCGGATCCTCGCGGCCGCTGACGAGCTCGGCTGGCGGCCGAGCAACCGGGCTCGCTCGCTCTCGGTCTCGAAGGCCTTCGCGCTCGGCCTCGTCATCACCAGGGACCCGGCCGTGCTGTCCTCGGACCCGTTCTTCCCCGCCTTCATCGCCGGGGTCGAGAGTGTGCTCGCGCCCCGCGGACAGGCCCTCGTCCTGCAGGTCGTGACGGCGGGCGACGAGGAAGCGGCCGGCTACCGCCGGCTGGCCCAGGACGGCCGGGTGGACGGGGTCTTCCTGTCCGACCTGCGGCACGAGGACCCCAGGATCGACCTGCTGGTGGAGCTCGGGCTGCCGGCCGTCACCCTGAACCGCCCGGTCGGTTCATCGCCGTTCCCGGCGGTCTGTCTCGACGACCGGCCGGGCACGGTCGCGGTCGTCGAGCACCTGCTCCAGCTCGGTCACCGCCGGATCGCTCATGTGGCCGGTCCGCCGGCCTTCGTCCACGCGACCGCCCGGTCGCAGGCCTTCACGTCGGCTTTGGCCGCGGC
It encodes:
- a CDS encoding endo alpha-1,4 polygalactosaminidase, encoding MSESRPLSRRLLVSGLVTSMAAALALTALVSVLSRNPASAAATLPPTHAKFDYQIGGAYPPPAGVQIVTRDRTAAPAAGLYNICYVNAFQVQPGEQGSWDSDLLLRDAQGNVVIDEDWGEALLDIRTTAKQTRVAAKVNGWIDGCATKGYKAIEPDNYDSYSRSKNLISTGQAKAYLKLLATHAHTKNLAIAQKNTVELAGDRTSVGLDFAVAEECGQYNECGDYTAAFGNNVIVIEYTNSGRTKACSGFGTRLSIVQRDVDVSVPGDSGYVRKTC
- a CDS encoding LacI family DNA-binding transcriptional regulator, which encodes MSKDRPTIADVATRAGVSKGAVSFALNGRPGLARTTVDRILAAADELGWRPSNRARSLSVSKAFALGLVITRDPAVLSSDPFFPAFIAGVESVLAPRGQALVLQVVTAGDEEAAGYRRLAQDGRVDGVFLSDLRHEDPRIDLLVELGLPAVTLNRPVGSSPFPAVCLDDRPGTVAVVEHLLQLGHRRIAHVAGPPAFVHATARSQAFTSALAAAGLEPVAIEVSDFTAAGGTEATRRLLALPEPPTAIVYANDRMAIAGIGAAHKAGLTVPDDLSVVGFDDSELAEFVHPGLTTVRADPFTFGAAAATTLNQSIDGDGDVADVELPPAQLVVRRSTALMEE